The DNA segment CGAGGTCGTCGTGATCGAGCACGACTCCGCGCGTGCGAACGAGATCGCGCAGCAGTTCGACTGCATGGTGTTGCACTCCGACGGCACATCGATGGAGACCCTCGAGGAGGCCGGAGCCCAAGAGGCCGACGCGCTGATCTCCACGACCGATCGGGAT comes from the Actinomycetota bacterium genome and includes:
- a CDS encoding NAD-binding protein — protein: MYIIVVGAGQIGTPLINIATSEGHEVVVIEHDSARANEIAQQFDCMVLHSDGTSMETLEEAGAQEADALISTTDRD